The Nitrospira tepida genome includes a window with the following:
- the ruvB gene encoding Holliday junction branch migration DNA helicase RuvB: MDRRIVSPGQTDEEQGLELTLRPQSLQDYIGQVSMKQSLQVCIDAAKQRGEALDHAIFYGPPGLGKTTIAHIIAREMGAAIRSTSGLVLAHAGDLAAILTNLQAGDVLFIDEIHRLPASVEEALYPAMEDYQLDLVVGQGPQAKTIKLELPPFTLVGATTRAGALTSPLRERFGLVYRLGFYSPEELEAIVRRTARLLRVDIDEEGAREIAGRARGTPRVVNRLMKRVRDFAQIKAQGHISRQVAQDALDWIGVDRAGFDEMDRNILSTILEKFGGGPVGVESLAAAINEDRATLEEVYEPYLIQAGYLERTARGRCATRLAYEHFGKKKDLFA; this comes from the coding sequence ATGGATCGGCGCATCGTGTCGCCCGGCCAGACGGATGAAGAGCAGGGGTTGGAGTTGACCCTCAGGCCTCAGAGCCTGCAGGACTATATCGGCCAGGTGTCGATGAAGCAGTCGCTGCAAGTCTGCATCGACGCAGCCAAGCAACGGGGGGAGGCGCTGGACCATGCGATCTTTTACGGCCCTCCCGGGCTCGGCAAGACGACGATCGCACATATCATCGCGCGGGAAATGGGGGCGGCGATCCGCTCGACCTCGGGGTTGGTCTTGGCCCATGCCGGGGACCTGGCGGCGATCCTGACCAACCTGCAAGCCGGTGATGTGCTGTTTATCGACGAGATCCATCGCCTGCCCGCCTCGGTAGAGGAGGCCCTGTATCCGGCGATGGAGGACTATCAGTTGGACCTGGTCGTCGGGCAGGGTCCGCAGGCCAAGACCATCAAGCTCGAGCTGCCGCCCTTCACCCTGGTAGGCGCGACGACCAGAGCCGGTGCCCTGACCAGCCCCCTCCGGGAACGGTTCGGACTGGTCTATCGGCTGGGGTTCTATTCGCCGGAAGAGTTGGAAGCGATCGTCCGCAGGACCGCCCGCCTGCTTCGCGTGGACATCGACGAGGAGGGCGCCAGGGAAATCGCCGGGCGGGCCCGGGGGACGCCCCGAGTCGTCAACCGGCTGATGAAACGGGTGCGGGATTTTGCCCAGATCAAGGCCCAAGGGCACATTAGCCGCCAAGTGGCGCAGGATGCCTTGGACTGGATCGGGGTGGATCGGGCTGGGTTCGATGAAATGGATCGGAATATCCTTTCGACCATCCTGGAGAAGTTCGGAGGAGGGCCGGTCGGGGTCGAATCCCTCGCTGCCGCGATCAACGAGGACCGGGCCACGCTCGAAGAAGTGTACGAGCCCTATCTGATTCAAGCCGGTTATCTCGAGCGGACCGCGCGCGGCCGTTGCGCCACAAGGCTGGCCTATGAGCATTTCGGCAAGAAAAAAGATCTGTTCGCATAG
- a CDS encoding YebC/PmpR family DNA-binding transcriptional regulator, with protein MGGHSHWATTKRHKAAVDAKRGKLFTKVIREITIAARGGGDPDGNPRLRLAIIKAREANMPNDTIKKAIQRGTGELPGVTIEEFSLEGYGPGGTALLIEIQSDNRNRTVAEIRSLLTKNGGNLAEAGAVAWQFHKKGLIIVDKDKVEEDRLLSLSLDAGAEDVKVTDKTFEVITAPHDFEPVRKAIADAQIEPSLAEVTFLPQNSVQLEEKAAEQMLKLLEVLDDHDDVQKVHANFDISEEIMEKAAAAG; from the coding sequence ATGGGCGGCCATAGTCATTGGGCCACCACCAAGCGGCACAAAGCGGCGGTTGATGCCAAACGGGGCAAGCTCTTCACCAAGGTCATCCGCGAGATCACGATCGCGGCCAGGGGGGGAGGGGACCCGGACGGCAATCCGCGCTTGCGGTTGGCCATCATCAAGGCCCGCGAAGCCAACATGCCCAATGACACGATCAAGAAGGCCATCCAGCGCGGGACCGGCGAATTGCCCGGAGTCACGATCGAAGAGTTCTCGCTGGAAGGCTACGGTCCGGGCGGGACGGCGCTCCTGATCGAAATCCAATCCGATAATCGAAACCGCACCGTCGCGGAAATCCGGAGTCTCCTCACCAAGAACGGCGGCAACCTGGCTGAGGCCGGCGCCGTCGCCTGGCAATTTCACAAGAAGGGCCTGATCATCGTCGATAAGGACAAGGTCGAGGAAGACAGGCTCCTGTCTCTGAGCCTTGACGCCGGGGCCGAGGACGTCAAGGTCACGGACAAGACCTTTGAAGTGATCACCGCGCCGCATGATTTCGAGCCGGTGAGAAAAGCCATCGCGGATGCCCAGATCGAACCCTCGCTGGCCGAAGTCACGTTCCTGCCCCAGAACTCCGTCCAGCTTGAAGAAAAGGCGGCCGAGCAGATGCTCAAGCTTCTGGAGGTGCTGGACGATCACGACGATGTCCAGAAGGTTCACGCCAACTTCGACATCTCGGAAGAAATCATGGAGAAGGCTGCGGCAGCCGGTTAG
- a CDS encoding GTP-binding protein, translating into MTTATDTHVSQAHLNIVIVGHVDHGKSTLVGRLYADTGSLPDGKLEKVQAICRQQGKEFEYAFLFDAFLEEQEQGITIDTARTFFSWKNRQYIIIDAPGHKEFLKNMVSGAARAEAALLLIDAHEGVKEQSKKHGYLLSLLGVKQVAVVVNKMDLADYSQDTFARIEQEYSEFLAQLRVKPQRFIPVSAKLGDNIAQPSAHMPWYSGPTVLQTLESFTKETAREQQPLRFPVQDVYKFDARRILAGRIASGVLKVGDRLLFSPSNKSAVVRTVEAFNVDPVPTEARAGQSTGITLDEQIFVERGEMASHQETVPQVSTLIRCNLFWMGRRPLEIGRKYLLRLATREVDCEVATIHRIIDTQDLDAKQIHTSVGRNEVAELTIRTKSPIAFDRYSDSDVTGRFVLVDQYDVSGGGIITEGLQDDQTQLREEARRRDIAWVKGDVSPDERASLFGHRAAMVLITGGAHAGKSFLARRLEVRLIAEGRHAYLLDGQNLRHGLDSDVRDEDVKEKELVRRFGEVARLFTDAGLIVISTTNTFSRADHQDVRTLVQPTPVITVHLSNQPEEPPPGTDVSFAGPKDFEAIAKQIIAELKDRGILSHQGGGTPSPQYSI; encoded by the coding sequence ATGACTACCGCGACCGATACTCACGTTTCTCAGGCCCATTTGAATATCGTCATCGTCGGCCACGTGGACCATGGCAAATCGACCTTGGTCGGCCGCCTCTACGCCGATACCGGCTCGCTGCCGGACGGCAAGTTGGAAAAGGTGCAGGCGATCTGCCGCCAGCAGGGCAAGGAATTCGAGTATGCCTTTCTTTTCGATGCCTTTCTGGAGGAACAGGAACAGGGAATCACGATCGACACGGCCCGCACGTTCTTCTCGTGGAAGAACCGGCAGTACATCATCATCGACGCCCCGGGCCACAAGGAGTTTCTCAAGAACATGGTGTCGGGCGCCGCACGGGCGGAAGCGGCTCTGCTGCTGATCGATGCCCATGAGGGCGTCAAGGAGCAGTCCAAGAAGCACGGCTATCTCCTGTCCCTGCTCGGCGTGAAACAGGTGGCGGTGGTCGTGAACAAGATGGACCTGGCTGACTACAGCCAGGATACCTTCGCCCGCATCGAACAGGAGTACAGCGAGTTTCTGGCGCAACTAAGAGTGAAGCCGCAGCGGTTCATCCCCGTCAGCGCCAAGCTGGGCGACAATATCGCGCAGCCGAGCGCGCACATGCCCTGGTACAGCGGCCCGACCGTGCTTCAAACGCTGGAGTCGTTCACCAAAGAGACCGCCCGCGAGCAGCAGCCGCTCCGGTTTCCGGTGCAGGACGTCTACAAGTTCGACGCCCGGCGCATCCTGGCCGGCCGCATTGCCAGCGGCGTGCTCAAGGTCGGCGACCGGCTCTTGTTCTCTCCCTCCAACAAGTCCGCGGTGGTGCGGACGGTGGAGGCCTTCAATGTCGATCCCGTTCCGACAGAAGCGCGCGCCGGCCAATCCACCGGCATCACACTGGATGAGCAGATCTTCGTCGAGCGGGGCGAGATGGCGTCCCATCAGGAAACCGTGCCTCAGGTCTCGACGCTGATCCGATGTAATCTGTTCTGGATGGGACGGAGGCCGCTGGAGATCGGGCGGAAGTATCTCCTGCGTCTGGCCACGCGGGAGGTGGACTGCGAGGTCGCGACCATCCACCGTATCATCGACACGCAGGATCTGGATGCCAAACAGATCCACACCTCGGTCGGCCGGAACGAAGTCGCCGAGCTGACCATCCGGACCAAATCACCGATCGCGTTCGATCGTTACTCGGATTCCGATGTCACCGGACGGTTCGTGCTCGTGGACCAGTATGACGTGTCCGGCGGCGGCATCATCACCGAGGGGCTCCAGGACGACCAGACCCAGCTCCGCGAGGAGGCTCGGCGGCGTGATATCGCCTGGGTCAAGGGGGACGTGAGCCCGGACGAGCGGGCCTCGCTGTTCGGGCACCGGGCGGCGATGGTCCTGATCACCGGAGGGGCGCATGCCGGCAAATCCTTCCTGGCCCGCCGGTTGGAAGTCCGCCTGATCGCCGAGGGACGGCACGCCTATTTGCTGGACGGGCAGAATCTCCGGCACGGGCTCGACAGCGACGTGCGGGACGAAGATGTGAAGGAAAAGGAATTGGTCCGGCGGTTCGGCGAAGTGGCCCGGCTGTTCACGGATGCCGGCCTGATCGTGATTTCGACGACCAACACCTTCAGCCGGGCCGACCATCAGGATGTCCGGACCTTGGTCCAGCCGACGCCGGTGATCACCGTGCACCTGTCCAATCAACCGGAGGAGCCGCCGCCGGGCACCGATGTGTCGTTTGCCGGTCCTAAGGATTTTGAGGCTATCGCCAAGCAGATCATCGCCGAGCTGAAGGACCGAGGAATTCTCTCCCATCAGGGGGGAGGAACGCCCTCTCCGCAGTATTCCATTTGA
- the pheA gene encoding prephenate dehydratase, which translates to MNRDLQELRRRIDQLDDEILRLLNERSTYVIEIGQLKRQNDAGANLHTPAREAEIIQRLTSRNPGPFPSDAIRSVYREIMSASLSLEGPQKVAYLGPRATFTHLASRQKFGESAQYVPVTSIKDVFTEVERGRANFGVVPIENSTEGVVSHTLDMFIDSPLLIYGEVLLEVSHHLLSKSGAKEEITKIYSHPHALAQCRNWLETHVPNVPLSEVASTARAAEMASEDASAGAIASELAAHLYGLKVVQSRIEDNINNFTRFLVLAKTAPQRTGKDKTSVMISVKDRAGALYDLLRPFASSGINMTKIESRPSRRKAWEYIFFVDVEGHVEEERMKKALDEVKSRCLFMKILGSYPAHA; encoded by the coding sequence ATGAACAGAGACCTGCAAGAGCTGCGGCGGCGGATCGACCAACTGGACGATGAAATCCTTCGGTTGCTGAATGAGCGATCGACCTATGTCATTGAAATCGGCCAACTCAAGCGGCAGAACGACGCCGGGGCGAATCTGCATACCCCCGCGCGCGAGGCGGAGATCATCCAGCGGCTCACCAGCCGGAATCCCGGCCCCTTTCCGAGCGATGCGATCCGGTCGGTCTACCGGGAGATCATGTCCGCCTCTCTCTCGTTGGAGGGACCGCAAAAGGTTGCCTATCTGGGGCCGCGCGCCACGTTCACGCACCTGGCCTCCCGCCAGAAATTCGGCGAGTCGGCGCAATATGTCCCGGTGACAAGCATCAAAGATGTCTTCACGGAGGTCGAGCGGGGCCGGGCGAATTTCGGGGTCGTGCCGATCGAGAATTCGACGGAAGGGGTGGTGAGCCACACGCTCGATATGTTCATCGATTCACCCCTGCTCATTTATGGGGAGGTCCTGCTTGAGGTGTCGCATCACCTCCTGTCCAAGTCGGGGGCGAAGGAGGAGATCACAAAGATCTATTCACACCCCCATGCGTTGGCCCAATGCCGGAACTGGCTGGAAACCCACGTGCCGAACGTACCCCTGTCCGAAGTCGCGAGCACTGCACGCGCCGCCGAAATGGCGTCCGAAGACGCCTCCGCCGGAGCCATCGCCTCGGAGCTGGCGGCGCACCTGTACGGCCTGAAGGTGGTGCAGTCGAGGATTGAAGACAACATCAATAACTTCACCCGGTTTCTGGTTTTGGCCAAGACCGCTCCCCAGCGGACCGGAAAGGACAAGACCTCCGTGATGATTTCGGTCAAGGACCGCGCGGGCGCCCTCTATGACCTGTTGCGGCCCTTTGCCTCATCCGGCATTAACATGACCAAAATCGAATCCCGTCCCTCGCGACGGAAGGCCTGGGAATACATTTTCTTCGTCGACGTGGAAGGGCATGTCGAAGAAGAGCGCATGAAGAAAGCGCTCGACGAGGTCAAGTCCCGCTGTCTCTTCATGAAAATTCTCGGATCGTACCCGGCGCACGCGTAA
- a CDS encoding PCP reductase family protein, which produces MKFVCLNCETYMTFQKVEQPAEGSLGVFFGCPACGAKFSMVTNPGETQMVSSLGVKLGGRPAPAEPFEMTRGTLKEEAKAGMGQMAAYLNEKIQAGQPAHQEAHPKPAASASPKEGEKSGGSCPFAAVVAQMGMGSGSKPAETAPSGLTWTPDATERLERLPSFVKPMVQASVEAYARRHGYASITLQVMDDAKSEPNGLTWTAEAEQRLENIPDFIRPMARREIERLAKERGAATVTAQVMDEAKDKFLKFM; this is translated from the coding sequence ATGAAGTTCGTCTGCCTCAACTGTGAAACCTACATGACCTTCCAAAAGGTCGAGCAACCGGCGGAGGGCTCGCTGGGGGTGTTTTTCGGCTGCCCAGCCTGCGGGGCCAAGTTTTCCATGGTCACCAATCCGGGCGAGACGCAGATGGTCAGTTCACTCGGCGTCAAGCTCGGCGGAAGGCCGGCTCCGGCCGAGCCGTTTGAAATGACCCGGGGGACGCTCAAGGAAGAAGCCAAGGCCGGCATGGGGCAAATGGCGGCCTATCTGAACGAAAAGATCCAGGCGGGACAACCGGCGCATCAGGAGGCCCATCCCAAGCCAGCCGCCTCCGCCTCGCCGAAGGAGGGGGAGAAGTCGGGAGGCTCCTGTCCTTTCGCCGCGGTCGTCGCCCAGATGGGAATGGGCAGCGGGAGCAAGCCGGCGGAGACCGCCCCCTCGGGATTGACTTGGACTCCGGATGCTACCGAGCGGTTGGAACGTTTGCCGTCCTTCGTCAAACCTATGGTGCAGGCCAGCGTCGAGGCCTATGCCAGACGGCATGGGTACGCGAGCATTACCCTACAGGTCATGGATGATGCGAAGAGCGAACCCAACGGCCTCACCTGGACCGCGGAGGCGGAACAACGGCTTGAAAATATCCCCGACTTCATCCGGCCAATGGCGCGGCGTGAAATCGAACGGCTCGCCAAAGAACGTGGCGCGGCGACCGTCACCGCTCAGGTCATGGATGAGGCAAAGGACAAGTTTCTGAAGTTCATGTAA
- a CDS encoding Mrp/NBP35 family ATP-binding protein, with translation MSDTTAMAPDKNLKDILTKLQYQDDAKVVEQITAQMRQVQDRMAGIKYKLVVMSGKGGVGKSMTTVNLALALARMGYKVGLLDVDLNGPCVPRMMGLHGQRLTITPEGALPPIGPLNIKVASMDFFLDATSPVRWKGPMDLSPVWLGLMEMNVIREFLGDVIWGELDYLLTDLPPGAAADKPPVIAGFIPDLAGAVVVTTPSEVASDVVQKSITYARDMGINVLGVVENMSQYRCPSCGAEHDLFEGNTEAMCGALDVPLLGRIPFDRTLAKTFDKGVPLLDETYPTLQRYRQIAERVVTLAEYRKVLAEKL, from the coding sequence ATGAGTGATACCACGGCCATGGCGCCGGACAAGAATCTCAAGGACATTCTGACGAAGCTCCAATACCAGGACGACGCCAAGGTCGTGGAGCAGATTACGGCCCAGATGCGGCAGGTCCAAGACCGCATGGCCGGCATCAAATACAAGCTGGTGGTCATGAGCGGCAAGGGCGGCGTCGGCAAAAGCATGACGACCGTGAACCTGGCGCTGGCCCTGGCGCGGATGGGCTATAAGGTCGGGCTGTTGGATGTCGATCTCAACGGGCCCTGCGTGCCCCGCATGATGGGCCTGCATGGCCAGCGGTTGACCATCACGCCGGAAGGGGCCCTGCCGCCGATCGGACCGCTCAACATCAAGGTCGCATCGATGGATTTCTTCCTCGACGCGACCTCGCCTGTGCGTTGGAAGGGGCCGATGGACCTCAGCCCTGTCTGGCTGGGTTTGATGGAAATGAACGTCATTCGCGAATTTCTCGGCGATGTCATCTGGGGGGAGCTTGATTACCTGCTCACGGACCTTCCCCCCGGAGCCGCGGCGGACAAGCCGCCGGTCATCGCCGGCTTTATTCCCGACCTGGCCGGCGCCGTCGTGGTGACCACCCCGTCGGAAGTAGCCTCCGATGTCGTCCAGAAGTCGATCACCTATGCGCGGGACATGGGCATCAATGTGCTCGGAGTGGTCGAGAACATGAGCCAATACCGCTGTCCTTCCTGCGGGGCGGAACACGATCTGTTCGAAGGCAACACCGAGGCCATGTGCGGAGCCTTGGATGTCCCGTTGCTCGGACGGATCCCCTTCGACCGGACCCTGGCGAAGACTTTCGACAAGGGTGTGCCGTTGCTCGACGAGACCTATCCGACCCTGCAACGTTATCGGCAGATCGCCGAACGGGTTGTGACGTTGGCCGAATACCGAAAGGTCTTGGCTGAGAAGCTCTAA
- a CDS encoding phosphoadenylyl-sulfate reductase, whose protein sequence is MTETVRPSESELKDLSDSFESRQPWEVLAEVLPRYAPRIVLACSFGVEDVALIDMIHRIDPATPLFYLDTDFLFPETHEVRDRVIERYGLKSEQVIRMRPLLTPEAQARQYGEALWDQGPEGADRCCGLRKIEPLTRVLKDYRAWITGIRRDQAPTRAGAGIIEWDRKFELVKVNPLARWTSDEVWTYVRLHDVPYNVLHDRNYPSIGCTHCTAPVGNGEDPRSGRWRHLGKTECGLHK, encoded by the coding sequence ATGACAGAGACAGTCAGACCATCGGAGAGCGAGCTGAAGGATCTGAGCGACTCGTTCGAGTCGAGACAGCCGTGGGAGGTGCTGGCCGAGGTGCTGCCGCGCTACGCGCCACGGATCGTCCTGGCCTGTAGCTTCGGGGTGGAAGACGTCGCCTTGATCGACATGATCCACCGGATCGACCCGGCTACGCCGCTGTTTTACCTGGATACGGATTTTCTGTTTCCGGAGACCCACGAGGTACGGGACCGCGTGATCGAGCGGTACGGGCTCAAGTCCGAGCAGGTCATCCGGATGAGGCCGCTGTTGACGCCCGAGGCCCAAGCCCGTCAATACGGCGAAGCCCTGTGGGATCAGGGACCGGAGGGGGCCGACCGCTGCTGCGGCCTGCGCAAAATCGAGCCGCTGACGCGCGTGCTGAAAGATTATCGGGCCTGGATCACCGGCATTCGGCGGGACCAGGCTCCAACACGGGCCGGGGCCGGCATCATCGAGTGGGATCGGAAATTCGAGTTGGTCAAGGTGAACCCGCTGGCCCGGTGGACCAGCGACGAGGTGTGGACCTACGTCCGTCTGCACGACGTGCCCTACAATGTCCTTCACGACCGGAATTATCCCAGCATCGGCTGCACCCATTGCACCGCTCCGGTGGGCAACGGGGAGGATCCGCGCTCCGGCCGGTGGAGACATCTCGGCAAGACCGAGTGCGGGCTCCACAAGTAA
- a CDS encoding DsrE family protein — protein MKKLAVLITSGAYNRLLQALEFAGVATQHGVQVSVLFRDEAVSRMTKDKVRDIPFSDAYRGRETRVKNLLKEQQRHDLAALMREMKERGDVKMSICRDSLAYFDITVDQIIAEIDEVQGLDVFWKEEVGTADQVVAF, from the coding sequence GTGAAAAAACTTGCCGTGCTCATCACCAGCGGGGCCTACAACCGGTTGCTGCAAGCTCTGGAGTTCGCGGGGGTTGCCACGCAGCATGGGGTGCAGGTCAGTGTGCTCTTCCGAGATGAAGCGGTCTCCCGCATGACCAAGGATAAAGTCCGCGACATCCCGTTTTCGGACGCCTATCGCGGACGCGAAACGCGGGTGAAGAATCTGTTGAAAGAGCAACAGCGGCACGATCTGGCGGCGCTGATGCGGGAGATGAAGGAACGAGGAGACGTGAAGATGTCGATCTGCCGGGATTCGTTGGCCTACTTCGACATCACCGTGGATCAAATCATCGCGGAGATCGACGAAGTGCAGGGTCTGGATGTCTTTTGGAAAGAGGAGGTCGGCACGGCCGACCAAGTGGTGGCGTTTTAA
- a CDS encoding anthranilate phosphoribosyltransferase yields the protein MQAFIAKVGKGAKTAKDLTWDEAKQAMGLLIEGSATPAQAGAFLMAMRMKGESVGELAAFTAVARQYVLPLSGLSGLKMVDVPCYAGKRDTFYAVVGAAIIAAAAGASVLMHGWEGTPERPGPWSVLGRLGISTDLGPAEVSETLASKGFAYLDMAIYHPPLARFLDLRRELGLRNFFHPVARLINPARARCQLIGMAHPPYCDKTVEALNMLGAPHALVMRGVEGEPELSIASLTRFVELRDGRLIPTTLHPKDVGLPLGTSRDMAGFAPSLRDQEAALLVKILQGEVKGGPRDWVVLNAAMLLYASGVTPSMVAGVPLANQTIDRGAARDKLRLLAQMGTASAASRLRAS from the coding sequence ATGCAGGCGTTCATCGCCAAAGTGGGCAAGGGGGCCAAGACCGCCAAGGATTTGACCTGGGATGAGGCCAAACAGGCGATGGGTCTCCTGATCGAGGGATCGGCCACGCCGGCCCAGGCCGGCGCCTTCTTGATGGCCATGCGAATGAAAGGGGAATCGGTGGGGGAATTGGCCGCTTTTACCGCGGTGGCGCGCCAATATGTTTTGCCGCTGTCCGGCCTCTCCGGGCTCAAGATGGTGGACGTGCCCTGTTATGCGGGCAAGCGAGACACCTTCTACGCGGTCGTCGGCGCGGCCATCATCGCGGCTGCGGCCGGAGCATCCGTGCTGATGCATGGGTGGGAAGGGACGCCGGAGCGGCCCGGACCCTGGTCTGTGCTGGGACGTTTGGGCATTTCCACCGACCTTGGACCGGCGGAGGTGAGCGAGACTTTGGCAAGCAAGGGGTTCGCCTATCTGGACATGGCGATTTACCATCCGCCGTTGGCGCGGTTTCTTGATTTGCGCCGGGAGCTGGGACTGCGGAATTTTTTTCATCCGGTGGCGCGGCTGATCAATCCGGCGCGGGCCCGTTGCCAGTTGATCGGCATGGCCCATCCGCCCTATTGCGATAAGACGGTGGAAGCCTTGAATATGTTGGGCGCGCCGCATGCGTTGGTCATGCGAGGGGTGGAGGGAGAGCCGGAACTGTCGATCGCGTCCCTGACCCGGTTCGTCGAGTTGCGCGACGGCAGACTCATTCCCACCACGCTCCATCCGAAGGATGTCGGTTTGCCGCTGGGCACGAGCCGCGACATGGCCGGCTTTGCCCCGTCGCTGCGGGACCAGGAGGCCGCGCTGCTCGTGAAAATTCTCCAGGGCGAAGTGAAGGGTGGTCCTCGGGATTGGGTGGTGCTCAACGCTGCCATGCTGCTCTACGCAAGCGGCGTGACGCCGTCGATGGTCGCGGGGGTGCCGCTGGCGAACCAGACGATCGATCGCGGAGCGGCCCGCGACAAACTGCGGCTGTTGGCGCAAATGGGTACAGCCTCGGCCGCCTCGCGATTGCGCGCGAGCTAG
- the cysD gene encoding sulfate adenylyltransferase subunit CysD, which yields MKHLRQLEDQSVFILREAYKHFDNLAMLWSMGKDSTVLLWLARKAFFGHVPFPLLHVDTSYKIPAMIEYRDRLAREWRLNLVVGQNKEALAAGMNHTLGRQVCCTALKTNGLKQLIEKHGYTGIILGVRADEEATRAKERYFSPRDKHGEWDFREQPPELWDQFKTSFPAGTHIRIHPLLDWTEINIWEYIKLENIPFIDLYLDKGEGIRYRSLGCAPCTFPIKSTAKTVDDIIDELRCTKTAERAGRAQDEGRGMEMLRKDGYM from the coding sequence ATGAAACATCTCCGGCAATTGGAAGATCAGAGCGTCTTTATTCTCCGCGAGGCCTACAAGCATTTCGACAACCTGGCCATGCTCTGGTCGATGGGGAAGGATTCGACGGTGCTGTTGTGGCTCGCGCGCAAGGCCTTTTTCGGGCACGTGCCGTTTCCCCTGCTCCATGTGGATACGAGTTACAAGATCCCGGCCATGATCGAATACCGCGACCGGTTGGCCCGCGAATGGCGGCTCAACCTGGTTGTGGGACAGAATAAGGAAGCCTTGGCGGCCGGCATGAACCATACATTGGGGCGGCAGGTCTGCTGCACGGCCTTGAAAACCAACGGGCTGAAGCAGCTTATCGAGAAGCATGGCTACACGGGAATCATTCTTGGTGTTCGGGCTGACGAGGAGGCCACCAGGGCCAAGGAACGGTACTTTTCTCCCCGCGACAAGCACGGCGAATGGGACTTCCGTGAGCAGCCGCCCGAACTCTGGGACCAGTTCAAGACCTCCTTTCCGGCCGGGACACACATTCGCATCCATCCGCTGCTGGATTGGACCGAGATCAATATCTGGGAATACATCAAGCTGGAGAACATCCCCTTCATCGACCTCTATCTGGATAAGGGGGAGGGCATCCGCTATCGCAGCCTGGGCTGCGCCCCCTGCACGTTCCCGATCAAATCTACCGCCAAGACCGTCGATGACATCATCGACGAGTTGCGATGCACCAAGACAGCGGAGCGGGCGGGCCGTGCACAGGACGAAGGGCGGGGGATGGAGATGTTGCGCAAAGACGGATACATGTGA
- the ruvA gene encoding Holliday junction branch migration protein RuvA: protein MIASLTGRLVRKSPSQAVIDVQGVGYELFIPLSTYCGLPDVAQVTSLHVQTCLREDAIQLFGFLTEPEKTAFGLLTTVSGIGPKLALSVLSTFTIPNLAEAVQAGDIDRLATVPGIGKKSASRLVLELKDRVERLSVIGGLSSPAAGCPATSVYEDATSALVNLGYKPADVKQVLSKLHLEQADLTDVIRATLKHLAKG from the coding sequence ATGATCGCCTCACTGACGGGCCGACTGGTCCGCAAATCCCCGAGCCAGGCCGTCATCGATGTGCAGGGCGTCGGTTACGAACTCTTTATTCCCCTCAGCACCTACTGTGGACTCCCGGACGTGGCTCAGGTCACCAGCCTGCATGTGCAGACCTGCCTCCGGGAGGATGCGATTCAACTGTTCGGATTTCTGACTGAGCCGGAGAAGACTGCGTTCGGGCTGCTGACCACGGTCAGCGGGATCGGACCCAAGTTGGCGCTGAGTGTGCTTTCGACCTTTACGATTCCGAACCTGGCCGAGGCGGTGCAGGCCGGCGATATCGATCGGTTGGCAACCGTGCCCGGTATCGGGAAGAAATCCGCCAGCCGGCTTGTGCTCGAATTGAAGGACAGGGTCGAGCGACTGTCGGTGATCGGCGGGCTGTCGTCACCCGCCGCCGGCTGTCCTGCCACATCCGTCTATGAGGACGCGACCTCCGCCCTGGTGAATCTGGGGTACAAGCCGGCCGATGTCAAACAGGTCTTGAGCAAGCTCCATCTTGAACAGGCCGATCTCACCGACGTCATACGGGCGACGCTCAAGCACTTAGCCAAGGGGTGA